In Metarhizium brunneum chromosome 3, complete sequence, a genomic segment contains:
- the SSGA gene encoding Hydrophobin-like protein ssgA yields MFKALIVALAAVAAAIPTQQPSSNKIECNNTVFCCDKQTVGQAGIPIDALNPTCTNLNVLAVDALNPPCPGQTVCCNNVQQNGVVNVACTPISA; encoded by the exons ATGTTCAAGGCTCTCATCGTCGctcttgccgccgtcgcggccgccATCCCAACTCAGCAGCCTAGCAGCAATAAGATTGAGTGCAACAACACCGTGTTTTGCTGCGACAAACAGACGGTCGGGCAAGCTGGCATCCCCATTGACGCTCTCAATCCTACGTGCACCAACTTGAACGTTCTTGCAGTTGACGCTCTCAATCCCCCTTGCCCCGGGCAAACCGTCTGCTGCAACAATGTCCAGCAAAAT GGTGTTGTCAACGTTGCCTGCACCCCCATCAGTGCGTAA